The Fulvia fulva chromosome 6, complete sequence genome includes a window with the following:
- a CDS encoding MFS transporter asaE, with translation MSTGHASADSIELASQHGSTNRVIDESIAGSNMPQGPQYQSLPPTDEGYQAWVALFGAFLSNGLIWGFALSFGVMQEYYTSNEPFSSKPGGIAAIGTTCTGLMYLTMPVCLFVFQRHPGLRKMAMYVSLPTVAVALVGASFAKTVPQLLVMQGVIYAIAGNALVIPTINYLNEWFVRKKGLAIGVAIAGDGVGGAILPLVLQALLSAVGFRWTLRIVAAILVVLASPLLFVLKPRLPVSAAQASPRIDPSFLRSPLFWVLQAANTSQALGYFLPINYLPTIAEALGLSSTLGSLTTTLINTAMVFGCIGVGTLVDRFDVTKVLLILSVIATITVFAILGVTTSVAPLFVFSVMYGLTASAYSTSWAGMIRDIQRKHDGADANLVFGLFAAGRGVGSIISGPLSEALLEKSKGFSEAAGSTYGSEYGPIIIFSGCTAVAGGLSWFVRRAGLI, from the exons ATGTCAACAGGCCACGCCTCAGCAGACAGCATCGAGCTTGCCAGCCAACATGGCTCAACGAACCGAGTGATCGATGAAAGCATTGCCGGCAGCAACATGCCGCAAGGACCACAATACCAAAGTCTCCCACCAACAGACGAAGGCTACCAAGCATGGGTCGCTCTCTTCGGCGCCTTTCTTAGCAATGGCCTCATATGGGGTTTCGCATTATCCTTCGGTGTCATGCAAGAATACTACACCTCCAATGAGCCCTTCTCGTCGAAGCCTGGGGGTATAGCAGCCATCGGTACCACTTGCACCGGATTGATGTACCTCACAATGCCGGTGTGCCTCTTCGTTTTCCAGAGACATCCGGGGCTCAGAAAGATGGCAATGTATGTGAGTCTACCGACGGTCGCGGTAGCGTTGGTCGGAGCCAGTTTTGCGAAGACCGTGCCACAGCTTTTGGTCATGCAGGGCGTCATCTATGCCATTGCTGGGAATGCGTTGGTTATTCCGACCATCAACTACCTCAATGAGTGGTTCGTGAGGAAGAAGGGGCTAGCAATCGGTGTCGCTATCGCGGGTGACGGAGTAGGTGGCGCGATACTGCCACTGGTTCTGCAGGCACTGCTGTCTGCCGTGGGCTTCAGATGG ACACTGAGGATCGTGGCAGCCATCTTAGTAGTGCTTGCTTCGCCTCTGCTCTTCGTGTTGAAACCACGGCTGCCAGTCTCTGCGGCACAAGCATCGCCACGAATCGACCCATCCTTCCTTCGGTCTCCATTGTTCTGGGTACTGCAGGCAGCCAACACGAGTCAGGCGCTGGGCTACTTCTTACCAATCAACTACCTACCCACGATCGCCGAAGCTCTTGGCCTGAGCTCGACCCTCGGATCATTGACAACTACACTGATCAACACAGCGATGGTGTTTGGTTGCATTGGGGTTGGAACTCTGGTCGATCGGTTCGACGTCACGAAAGTGCTCCTGATACTGAGCGTAATTGCGACGATAACAGTCTTCGCCATTCTGGGTGTGACTACTTCGGTCGCGCCACTCTTCGTCTTCAGCGTGATGTATGGCTTGACAGCTTCGGCGTACTCCACAAGCTGGGCGGGCATGATTCGAGACATCCAGAGGAAACATGACGGCGCGGATGCGAATCTAGTGTTTGGACTTTTTGCTGCAGGACGTGGTGTAGGCTCGATCATTTCCGGACCACTAAGTGAAGCGCTTTTGGAGAAGAGCAAGGGTTTCTCGGAGGCGGCAGGCTCGACTTATGGGAGCGAATACGGTCCGATCATTATCTTCTCCGGCTGCACAGCTGTCGCCGGTGGGCTCAGCTGGTTTGTCAGAAGAGCTGGCTTGATATGA